The Podospora pseudopauciseta strain CBS 411.78 chromosome 2 map unlocalized CBS411.78m_2, whole genome shotgun sequence genome has a window encoding:
- the NTH1_1 gene encoding alpha,alpha-trehalase nth1 (EggNog:ENOG503NXI5; COG:L; BUSCO:EOG09263R4M) — protein MRTSRVARETARLFETAASTSTPLRRSSRTSTLAARFSYNTNASPGAAMTKVEESDVEVDDDVKLSFGSDIEDAITTTRAAKRQRTATTAVTTQTINSSPHRRTTRVRAERTAVKSEAGSDSDFLSSLSDNEDIKTAIKEESKPVVPRGRARKPARRVTSPSGTTTITPPSDWEDVYNLVKEMRINGPAANAAVDTMGCERLADPSSTVKDRRFHTLVALMLSSQTKDTVNAEAMKRLHTELPPFEPGAPAGLNLNNMLHCPPAVLNELIGKVGFHNNKTKYLLQTAQILKDKFNGDIPPTIEGLVSLPGVGPKMAHLCMSAENGWNRVEGIGVDVHVHRITNYWGWNGPKETKTPEETRMALQSWLPKDKWKEINWLLVGLGQSVCLPVGRRCGDCEVGLKGLCKAADRKKVNEGKKRREGVKKEEELVEKIEIKGVDGGGTAAKREQQRVVKMEVVDEGMPPPPSDTQPEPTPQPDPESNVAIPSVEQDVKPIIKDEEDVEMARSVPVKTDGDDLDEDMVKKEEEDAVRIDQSSHQPEDVEMSDSPEVKVGIKPESRRRRRIPAAIPSRGQSEDPPLEEFDAEVKAEPRARGQGRSQD, from the exons ATGAGGACGTCGCGCGTTGCTAGGGAGACCGCACGGCTCTTTGAGACTGCGGCCTCGACTTCAACACCGCTCCGGCGTTCATCCAGAACCTCGACTTTGGCCGCGCGATTCTCTTACAATACCAACGCCAGCCCCGGCGCAGCTATGACAAAGGTCGAAGAAAGCGACGTCGAAGTCGACGATGACGTCAAACTATCCTTTGGCTCAGATATTGAAGATGCGATCACGACAACCAGAGCGGCCAAGCGCCAACGCACCGCGACCACAGCAGTCACCACACAAACCATAAACTCTTCGCCTCACCGGCGAACCACCAGAGTAAGGGCAGAGCGCACGGCTGTCAAATCTGAAGCCGGCTCCGATTCCGACtttctctcttccctctccgACAACGAGGACATCAAGACCGCCATCAAGGAAGAGTCCAAGCCCGTCGTGCCCCGCGGCCGCGCTCGAAAACCAGCCCGCCGAGTCACTTCCCCGTCCGGCACGACCACCATAACCCCACCTTCCGATTGGGAGGATGTTTACAACCTCGTCAAAGAGATGCGCATCAACGGCCCAGCCGCCAATGCCGCGGTTGATACAATGGGCTGTGAGCGCCTTGCCGACCCCTCCTCTACAGTCAAAGACCGCCGCTTTCACACACTTGTTGCGTTGATGCTTTCCTCCCAAACTAAGGATACCGTCAATGCTGAAGCGATGAAGCGTCTTCATACCGAACTCCCGCCGTTCGAGCCTGGTGCACCAGCTGGTTTGAACCTCAATAACATGCTCCACTGCCCCCCTGCCGTTCTGAACGAGCTCATTGGCAAAGTCGGCTttcacaacaacaagacaaaGTACCTACTTCAAACGGCGCAGATTTTGAAGGACAAGTTCAACGGGGATATCCCGCCTACgattgaggggttggtgtcACTGCCAGGTGTAGGGCCCAAGATGGCGCATTTGTGCATGAGTGCCGAGAATGGATGGAACAGAGTGGAGGGCATTGGTGTCGATGTTCACGTCCACCGGATCACTAACTACTGGGGGTGGAATGGACCTAAAGAGACCAAGACACCAGAGGAGACGAGAATGGCGCTGCAGAGCTGGTTGCCCAAGGACAAGTGGAAGGAGATCAactggttgttggttggacTAGGGCAGAGTGTCTGCTTGCCCGTTGGGAGAAGATGTGGAGACTGTGAGGTTGGATTGAAGGGGCTGTGCAAGGCGGCGGATAGGAAGAAGGTGAACgagggaaagaagagaagggagggggtaaagaaggaggaggagttggttgagaagattgagatcaagggggttgatgggggtggaACGGCGGCTAAGAGAGAGCAGCAAAGGGTGGTCAAAATGGAGGTTGTGGATGAGGGGATGCCCCCGCCGCCGAGCGATACCCAACCCGAGCCGACGCCACAACCTGATCCCGAGTCGAACGTTGCCATCCCCTCCGTCGAGCAGGACGTTaagcccatcatcaaggatgaagaggatgttGAGATGGCGCGCAGCGTGCCTGTCAAAACTGACGGCGATGATCTCGATGAGGACATGGtcaagaaagaggaggaggatgccgtcAGAATCGATCAGTCGAGCCATCAACCCGAGGACGTCGAAATGAGCGATAGCCCCGAGGTCAAAGTCGGGATCAAGCCCGAGTCCCGAAGACGCCGTCGTATCCCCGCTGCGATCCCCTCCCGAGGCCAATCTGAAGACCCCCCGTTGGAGGAATTCGATGCCGAAGTCAAGGCCGAG CCACGAGCCCGAGGTCAAGGTCGAAGTCAAGACTGA
- the NTH1_2 gene encoding alpha,alpha-trehalase nth1 (EggNog:ENOG503NXI5; COG:L): MEEGSDYDDLMDASDDSEIKSEDSDDDDEIKEEGSGREIKAEDSDDDEIKEEESDNNNTNNNNNNGTNNNNNNNTNNNNNNNNDAPSIKDEYDCSSDYGNERSFRADALASDYSSSSDEEDIKSEYSSDHGLDREDDLLDDHIEDDGNLPNPPNATGSQSNPADAEDEHERTVFENLTASEEEVHELPFSYHDHQLTVAAAARDPYDFLGSFPGYHELDAATSVRIRGDLPGFPFLDGHGERPLCAEDDGLWDVLAGEEDDWRFEQDGFMGGDVLDDSVWDEFGGEDEVLRYEEEYLGVQMVGEFEGVYVEDGVTDAFGLGSEGGEGDFEDEEDEI; the protein is encoded by the coding sequence ATGGAGGAAGGCTCAGACTACGACGACCTAATGGATGCCTCGGACGACAGCGAGATAAAATCAGAAGactccgacgacgacgacgagattAAGGAGGAGGGATCCGGCCGCGAGATCAAGGCTGAGGActctgacgacgacgagataaaggaggaagagtctgacaacaacaacaccaacaataacaacaacaacggcaccaacaataacaacaacaacaacaccaacaataacaataacaacaacaacgacgccCCATCTATCAAGGATGAATACGACTGCAGCTCCGACTACGGAAACGAGCGGTCTTTCAGAGCGGATGCTCTTGCTTCCGACTACAGCTCTAGctctgacgaggaggatatcaagTCGGAGTATTCTTCTGACCACGGATTAGACCGAGAAGACGACCTCCTCGACGATCACATTGAAGACGATGGAAACCTCCCAAATCCACCCAACGCGACTGGCTCCCAGTCTAACCCTGCCGATGCCGAAGATGAACACGAACGTACCGTCTTTGAGAATTTAACTGCCAGCGAAGAAGAGGTTCATGAGTTACCCTTCTCATACCATGACCATCAGTTGACCGTGGCGGCCGCAGCCAGGGATCCTTACGATTTTCTCGGGTCTTTCCCAGGGTATCACGAGTTGGACGCGGCGACCTCGGTGAGGATTCGGGGAGACTTGCCCGGATTTCCGTTCTTGGACGGACATGGCGAGCGGCCTCTGTGTGCTGAGGATGACGGGTTGTGGGACGTGCTtgccggggaggaggatgactgGCGGTTTGAGCAGGATGGTTTTATGGGGGGTGATGTGCTTGATGACTCTGTTTGGGATGagtttggtggggaggatgaggtgttGAGGTATGAGGAGGAGTATTTGGGGGTGCAGATGGTTGGGGAGTTCGAGGGGGTTTatgttgaggatggggtcACGGATGCGTTTGGGCTGGGGTctgagggtggggagggggattttgaggatgaggaagatgagatTTAA